caccaatcccgtgcaatgacagaggccaggggctgtgtggctgggtagcagctctgcaggaaaggctctgctggtccttggatttcatcaggCAAAACAGGAGCCATCAGCAAAGAAGGTCAAGGTGTCCCTGGCCCCCTCTCTGTGCTCCTCACAGGGCCCTGAACTGGCAGTGGTGCTCTGCAGAGCAAGTGGGCTGTGAGACCATGGAGTGACTCCACGCTGGCTGTGCTGGTCAGGTCTAGCTGGACTGAGCACTGCCACTGAGCTCCTTCCCAGGGGTCTAAAGCTGTGGAAGTTGCTCAGAGCATTTCTCGTGGTTCAGGATGTTTTCCACTGTACGCATTGGACCGTCCTTGGGCTTTTACTGAAGGAGACATGAATCACCCTCCTGTCTCCTTTTTCTGATCTTGCTGGGTCCCCACGGCCTCTCTTGGGATGACAGAGCCCATGTTTGCTTGTGCATACTCAAATACAGTGCTTtgcctttgggtgactccacctTGGATCATCCCTTCTTTTGGGATGGCCACCCCCAGACACATCACTTCCTTGTAAATGCCCTCTGCTCTCCTGGTGTCTCCAGTTTCCCCTCCAGAAAGCCGGGCAGCTACCATTCAGCTCTGCTGCATGTGGGAGAGTCCTGGGCAGGCAATTTGGAGCCTGTTCACTATCTCCAGTGGCACTGGGCACTCACAACTGAGAGCTGAGTCCAGCCCTCACTCCCCAAAATGTCTCCCAATGCCGTCTCCCCGTGAGCCCACTGAGAACAAGTTCAGCAACAGGCCATGGTGAGTGCAGTTCCTGGCACCTAGTCCTGACTTCAGCAAAaagaagagcccagccttcaggagCTGCCATGGGGAGATACCATTTATTATAGAGATGCTCCTCAGGAAGCCGGCTCTGACACAGTGATGACATATTTACCAAAGGTAAGCACAGCCAGGCCATGCTTCTGGAGATCTGGGATGAATACAAATATGCCTCTATGAACACGATCATCATGGGAGAAACTAGAATTAACCAGTGAGAAGAGATGGGCAGCTTACAGTTGCTGAAGGTGAACCCATTGAATCCatttcctcagggcatccttgagctcctagttcctcatgctgtagatgagggggttcactgttGGAGGCAGAACCGAATACACAACAGCCACCACGAGATCCAGGAATGGGGAGGAGAtagaggggggcttcaggtaggcaaacatacCATTGCTGACatacagggagaccacggccaggtgagggaggcacgtggagaaggctttgtgccgtccctgctcagaggggatcctcagcacagccctgaagatctgcacataggacagcacgatgAATACAAAACACCCAAGAGCAAGGACGAAGTTGGTGACAAGGACCGCAACTTCCCTGAGGGAGGAAcatgagcaggagagcttgaggatctgaggtacttcacagaagaactggtccacagcattgccttGGCAGAGGGGTATggaaaatgtattggccgtgtgcaggacagcattgagaaacccactggcccaggcagctgctgccatgtggacacaagctctgctgcccaggagggtcccgtagtgcaggggttggcagatggcaacatagcggtcataggccatgacggtGAGGAGAgaatactctgctgtgatcaagaagaggaagaaaaagacctgtagagcacatcctgcataggagatggccctggtgtcccagagggaattggccatggatttgggaacagtggtggagatggagcccaggtcgaggagggagaggttgacgaggaagaagtacatgggggtgtggaggcggtggtcacaggctatggcgataatgatgaggccgttgcccagcagggcagccaggtagatgcccaggaagagccagaagtgcaagagctgcagctgccgcgtgtctgcgaaggccaggaggaggaaatgggagatggagctgctgttggacatttggtccctctgggcatgagGAACTGttgaagaaggaaaagacagtgaGAAGTTAGGACAgatttttcaaggaagaaaactaaaatcttttatttttttcattttctttattttcttttagatacTCCTGTCCTACCTGGGGAATCTTCTTCAAAGGTAGAAATCCTCAGCACTTCTATCGTGAGACCAGCGTGGCAAAAGGGTTCACTGTCACTCACTGCAGGCTGAGGGGAGCTAGTTTATCTATCAGTCTTGTTCCCCGCTGCCCTGCGCTCGCAGGTACTTGAGTTGGAGGATGATCATGGTCGTATGCTCCCCTTGAAAGAAACTGGACCCTGCTGAGAGTAGAGGAGTCTGGATTCAAAGCTCAGATCTCCAAACTTCTCCCTCTTTCACAGGGTGCCTGAGGGTGGCCTCCACACTCCCCTTCTAGGCAAGAACACGCACGACACCTTTCAGTTGCCCACATACAGCTGCTCAACACCAGTTCCACAGTCTTAGCACCTCTGGGGCTTCTTTATGGGTGTCTGAGGTATCACAAAGATGCTGTAAGAGAGCTGTGTCTGGTGTCAAGCTCACAGCCGGGCAGGACACTGCACAGACATGGTCAAGTGTCCTACAGAGGGGATCTCCTGTGGGGAGAGCCGTTCGTTTCACAAGCCCACAGGCCACATTTCCTGGAGCCCCGTGGGTTTgaagggggctggaacacctcacTCCCATGCAGACCCCTGCCTAGTAAGGCTTGAAGGGTTGGTGTCTGAAACTCCCCCAACCCCAGAGAGCCCAAGAACAGGAACAGGAGCAGCACAgacaagtgggaaaagaaagagcagcacTATGGTGTTTCTTCCAAGGGAGGCAAGAAGAGAGACAAAGGCACTTGAGAAAGTCATCACCTTAACCAGCCGTGCAGCCTCACATACAGCAATGCTGCAAGGCAGTCACACTCGGCCCCTGTGCTCTGCGGAGGGAAATGGGCACGTGGCTGGAGACAGGCACCTCTCCTCTGCTGGGGCTCCGGCTGCAGATTGGGCAGCTGATGCTTTATGCCCCACGGCCATGAGGGCAGAGACTTTGCTGGGTCAGAGAGGAGGCAAGGGGGCTTGCTCAGAGGGAGGTGTCTGCCCTGGAGGGGATGACAGAGAGTTTTCCCAATTTTCCTTCCCACGATATTACCAATTTTAGttttgtcttcttccctgcccacccctctgcTGCCTGGACCTTTTCTATCTCCTTCTCTGTCCCCACATTGTTTTCCTCACAGCAAATTCTGAAAGACCGCACCCCACCGTTTGTGCGCTCAGTTCTGCCCTACAGAAAACTCCCCGTTCAAGGGCACTGTCTAGAGACATCTCCCTGCTTGCAGGTCATAAAGAACAGGTCAGACAAACCGTGATGTTACCAGTAACGGTGATACTGGTGGTGCCTGTAGGCTGAGGGGTAGGTGAAGGCAGTTTATGAGGTTGCTAGCAGACCTACAGATCACAACACGTAACGGTTCAAGAGTCTCAGTCACTTCTCAAAAGTTAGCAGCTCCTTTCCCCTTTACACCCCCACAGCATGAAATTGAAGACTAAGAGAAGCACCTTCCTTTCGAGGTAGCACCTGCCTGGACCTTCCTCTTGAAAAGTCCCCTTGGAAATGTCCTGGGGGTGATCTGgagctgagagcagccctgacacATGCAGCACCCTTTTGAGAGCAGAAGGACCCaatcctgccctgctggggctcactccttccacccacagcttctccccacagcgtcgtggggacctccccaggcaggctgagtgctgagcctggcaggcggcagagtccctgccctggtgctcagccccctggggtacagggaccctgctcggaaggacagccctggccacccctgcctgcacacacgccttcacaccctggagcagtgcccgggagaaggcagccgtcatgccctctccttctgacggtgcagcagtgaagccctgctctgcagcacctcctcctcctctacagcagggaagctgtgagagtcctcctgagagatcatagttgctgtggcatgtaccagcttttggatatccctccaggaacagcagctacattgtcctgcacccaggcacttaccatgtagagggctgtgaagatctctccgcgcagtgagctctcagcatcctcccactccaggctgcctttacgctctctctgcctcgctccctcccctcggtgcctgcaggcagtgccctcagccctgctgcgctttgcagaggagctgctcctgggcagagctgtctctctgcagcactgcccacttgccaggagctccctccatccaggagcccggcccagctggCTGCACACCCAGCTTCACATCCCTGCAGCCATCCCTGGGAGGAGGGAGCCAtggtgccctgtccctctgaccatGCAGCAGGGAGTCCCTGTTCTGGAAcacacttcctcctcctcctgcactcCAGAAAAGCCAGGAGAGCCATACTGACAGGTCCTATcagctgtggcatgtgccagctctAGGAGACACTTCCAGGAACTCATCTGCATTGCCCTGCAATCAGAGACTTACCGTGTTAAAGGGCTGTGAAGAtttctcccccagtgagctctcagctgTCCTCCCACCCCAGGCTGCTTTTAACCTCTCACTTCTCTTGTctgccctcggtgcctgcagACAGTGCCTTCaaccctgctgcgctttgcagaggagctgctcctgggcagagctgtctctctgcagcactgcccacttgccaggagctccctccttccaggagcccggcccagatcatcagcagaagagcagaaggcGGCATCATATTCTCTATCCTGTCTGGGCTCCCTTGAGGAGcccctggggctcctgggcaAC
The nucleotide sequence above comes from Calonectris borealis unplaced genomic scaffold, bCalBor7.hap1.2 HAP1_SCAFFOLD_49, whole genome shotgun sequence. Encoded proteins:
- the LOC142076447 gene encoding olfactory receptor 14J1-like, with protein sequence MSNSSSISHFLLLAFADTRQLQLLHFWLFLGIYLAALLGNGLIIIAIACDHRLHTPMYFFLVNLSLLDLGSISTTVPKSMANSLWDTRAISYAGCALQVFFFLFLITAEYSLLTVMAYDRYVAICQPLHYGTLLGSRACVHMAAAAWASGFLNAVLHTANTFSIPLCQGNAVDQFFCEVPQILKLSCSCSSLREVAVLVTNFVLALGCFVFIVLSYVQIFRAVLRIPSEQGRHKAFSTCLPHLAVVSLYVSNGMFAYLKPPSISSPFLDLVVAVVYSVLPPTVNPLIYSMRN